Proteins encoded by one window of Pseudomonas tructae:
- the nadE gene encoding ammonia-dependent NAD(+) synthetase, whose translation MQAVQREIAQALKVQPPFTDSAALEAEVTRRVAFIKTCLSNARLKTLVLGISGGVDSLTAALMAQRAVNELRNETGDEQYRFIAVRLPYQVQHDEHDAQACLEVIKADEVHTVDIAPAVRALAGEVKALENGSPALVDFVVGNTKARMRMVAQYTIAGARQGLVIGTDHAAEAVMGFFTKFGDGSCDLAPLSGLVKNQVRAIARSFGAPESLVEKVPTADLEDLAPGKPDEASHGVTYAQIDAFLHGEPVSQEAFDIISATYRKTQHKREMPFAP comes from the coding sequence ATGCAAGCTGTCCAGCGAGAGATTGCCCAAGCGCTCAAGGTCCAGCCGCCGTTCACCGACAGCGCCGCGCTCGAAGCCGAAGTGACCCGGCGCGTGGCCTTCATCAAGACCTGCCTGAGCAACGCACGGCTCAAGACCCTGGTGTTGGGCATCAGTGGCGGCGTCGATTCGCTGACCGCAGCGCTGATGGCGCAACGGGCGGTCAATGAGCTGCGCAACGAGACCGGTGACGAGCAGTACCGCTTCATTGCCGTGCGCCTGCCCTATCAGGTGCAGCACGACGAGCACGACGCCCAGGCTTGCCTGGAGGTGATCAAGGCCGATGAGGTACACACTGTCGACATCGCCCCGGCCGTGCGCGCCCTGGCGGGCGAGGTCAAGGCTCTGGAGAATGGCTCGCCGGCGCTGGTCGACTTCGTCGTCGGCAACACCAAGGCGCGCATGCGCATGGTCGCCCAATACACCATCGCCGGCGCCCGCCAGGGCCTGGTGATCGGCACTGATCACGCCGCTGAAGCGGTGATGGGCTTCTTTACCAAGTTTGGTGATGGTTCCTGCGACCTGGCGCCGCTCAGTGGCCTGGTGAAGAACCAGGTACGGGCTATCGCGCGCAGCTTTGGTGCGCCGGAGTCACTGGTGGAGAAGGTCCCGACCGCAGACCTGGAAGACCTGGCACCCGGCAAGCCGGACGAAGCGTCCCACGGCGTAACCTATGCGCAGATCGATGCGTTCCTGCATGGCGAGCCGGTGAGCCAGGAAGCCTTCGACATCATCAGCGCCACCTACCGCAAGACCCAGCACAAGCGCGAGATGCCGTTCGCGCCTTGA
- a CDS encoding transglutaminase family protein yields the protein MSARYQIIHDTHYRYDSPVSLAQQLAHLWPRPCAWQRCEAQDLQVSPAPSQRRDEWDVFGNPLTRLAFERPHEQLRVVARLQVDVLQRAVPDFTASPAWERVRDALTYGGQPLTSEHLQACRFRFESPYVRLKQRFVAFSDACFEPGRPLLEGVQGLMEKIFGEFTFDADATQVATPLVEVLERRRGVCQDFAHLMLACLRSRGLAARYVSGYLLTRPPPGQPRLIGADASHAWVSVFCPGQGWIDFDPTNNLRPALEHITLAWGRDFCDVSPLRGVILGGGSHDPQVQVTVTPLDEAATTPLL from the coding sequence ATGAGTGCCCGTTACCAGATCATTCACGACACCCATTACCGCTACGACAGCCCGGTTTCCCTGGCCCAGCAGTTGGCGCACCTGTGGCCACGGCCCTGCGCGTGGCAACGCTGCGAGGCCCAGGACCTGCAGGTCAGTCCCGCGCCCAGCCAGCGTCGTGACGAGTGGGATGTGTTTGGCAACCCGCTGACCCGCCTGGCCTTCGAACGCCCGCATGAACAGTTGCGAGTGGTGGCGCGCTTGCAGGTCGACGTACTGCAGCGGGCCGTGCCGGACTTTACCGCCTCGCCCGCCTGGGAGCGGGTGCGCGATGCCTTGACCTATGGTGGTCAGCCGCTGACGAGCGAGCACCTGCAAGCATGCCGTTTTCGATTCGAGTCGCCGTATGTGCGGCTCAAGCAGCGCTTCGTGGCGTTCAGCGACGCCTGTTTCGAACCCGGACGGCCACTGCTCGAAGGCGTGCAGGGGTTGATGGAGAAAATCTTCGGCGAATTCACCTTCGACGCTGATGCGACTCAGGTCGCCACGCCGCTGGTGGAGGTGCTGGAGCGCCGCCGTGGCGTGTGCCAGGACTTCGCCCACCTGATGCTCGCCTGCCTGCGTTCGCGTGGCCTGGCGGCGCGCTATGTCAGTGGTTACCTGTTGACCCGGCCACCACCCGGCCAGCCGCGGTTGATCGGCGCCGATGCCTCGCATGCCTGGGTATCGGTGTTCTGCCCGGGGCAGGGCTGGATCGACTTTGACCCCACCAACAACCTGCGCCCGGCGCTGGAACACATTACCCTGGCCTGGGGCCGGGACTTTTGCGATGTGTCGCCATTGCGCGGGGTGATCCTCGGTGGCGGCAGCCATGACCCGCAGGTGCAGGTCACCGTGACGCCGCTGGATGAGGCTGCTACCACACCGCTCTTGTAG
- a CDS encoding circularly permuted type 2 ATP-grasp protein, producing MPALFDAYPLSAGTYHEMLAGQGAVREHWQPLCAYLQRSGAAQLAQRQASLTRQLRENGVTYNIYADPKGADRPWELDLLPHVLPAAQWQQLAAGVAQRARLLNALLADIYGPQQLISEGLLPAELVYGHNNFLWPCQGIAPPEGTYLHVYAVDLARAPDGRWWVTADRTQAPSGAGYALENRTIVSRALPELYRDLQVQHLTGFFRTLQQTLARLAPSDKDAPLVVLLTPGRFNESYFEHLYLARQLGYPLVEGSDLTVRDATVYLKTLSGLRRVHAIMRRLDDDFCDPLELRTDSALGVPGLLDAVRQGRVLVANALGSGVLESPGLLGFLPAINQRLFAEELSLPSIATWWCGEPPVMARALEQLPKLLIKPAFPSQSFSPVLGRDLDPAQRQALAARIQARPYAYVAQELAQLSLAPVWQAEHGQLQARPIGMRVYAVASAEGYRILPGGLTRVAAQADAEVVSMQCGGASKDTWVLGETAAQGEQWRAQRSIGVADLIRQDPYLPSRVVENLFWFGRYCERCDTSARLLRIILTRYLDGDDPLALQAAVELADELSLLPEEGDLPERLQVALDDADWAFSLRANLQRLQWAASQVRGKLSRENWQALLELQREAQSLEDAEADFGERVDFLNRLVMSLAALSGFALDDMTRDEGWRFLMIGRRIERLQSLCSSLAAFLRGPAVYDQAGLEWLLELGNSSITYRSRYLAVAQLIPVLDLLLLDEQNPHAVLFQLKLLVRANQRLSEEFDSPRDPALALLAEQLRLFDLRSLEDPLFGSASVQAVLSGLADLLQAVALASGELSERLVLRHFAHVDDVSQQTVSL from the coding sequence ATGCCTGCCCTGTTTGATGCTTACCCGCTCAGTGCGGGGACCTATCACGAGATGCTCGCAGGCCAGGGGGCTGTGCGCGAGCACTGGCAACCGTTGTGCGCCTACCTGCAGCGCAGCGGGGCGGCGCAATTGGCCCAGCGCCAGGCTTCGTTGACCCGCCAGTTGCGCGAGAACGGTGTGACTTACAACATCTACGCCGACCCCAAGGGCGCCGACCGGCCCTGGGAGCTGGACCTGTTGCCCCATGTGCTGCCCGCTGCGCAATGGCAGCAACTGGCGGCCGGGGTTGCACAGCGCGCGCGCCTGCTCAATGCGCTGCTGGCCGACATCTACGGGCCGCAGCAACTGATCAGTGAGGGCCTGCTGCCGGCCGAGCTGGTCTATGGCCATAACAATTTCCTTTGGCCCTGCCAGGGTATTGCCCCGCCCGAAGGGACCTACCTGCATGTCTACGCAGTGGATCTTGCCCGCGCGCCAGACGGCCGCTGGTGGGTCACAGCCGATCGCACCCAGGCACCGTCGGGCGCCGGCTACGCGCTGGAGAACCGCACCATCGTCTCGCGGGCTCTGCCTGAGTTGTACCGTGATCTGCAGGTGCAGCACCTGACCGGTTTCTTCCGCACCTTGCAGCAAACCCTGGCGCGTCTGGCGCCCAGCGACAAAGACGCACCGCTGGTGGTGTTGCTGACCCCAGGGCGTTTCAACGAAAGCTATTTCGAACACCTGTACCTAGCCCGACAGCTGGGTTATCCATTGGTCGAGGGCAGCGACCTGACCGTGCGCGATGCCACCGTCTACCTCAAGACTTTGAGCGGCCTGCGCCGGGTACACGCGATCATGCGTCGTCTGGATGATGATTTCTGCGACCCGCTGGAGCTGCGCACGGACTCGGCCCTGGGTGTGCCCGGCCTGCTCGATGCCGTACGCCAGGGCCGGGTCCTGGTGGCCAACGCGCTGGGCAGTGGGGTGCTGGAGTCGCCGGGCCTGCTGGGCTTTTTACCGGCGATCAACCAGCGCTTGTTCGCTGAAGAATTGAGCCTGCCGTCCATCGCCACCTGGTGGTGCGGTGAGCCACCGGTGATGGCCCGGGCGCTGGAGCAGTTGCCCAAATTGCTGATCAAGCCGGCATTCCCCTCGCAGAGTTTCAGCCCGGTATTGGGCCGTGATCTCGACCCGGCCCAGCGTCAGGCGTTGGCTGCGCGTATACAGGCGCGACCCTATGCCTACGTGGCCCAGGAACTGGCGCAGCTATCCCTGGCACCGGTATGGCAGGCCGAGCACGGCCAGTTGCAGGCGCGCCCCATCGGTATGCGGGTGTATGCCGTGGCGTCGGCTGAGGGCTATCGTATCTTGCCCGGTGGCTTGACCCGGGTCGCGGCCCAGGCCGATGCCGAAGTGGTGTCGATGCAGTGCGGTGGAGCCAGCAAGGACACCTGGGTGCTCGGTGAAACAGCGGCACAGGGCGAGCAATGGCGGGCCCAGCGCAGCATCGGCGTGGCCGATCTGATTCGCCAGGACCCATACCTGCCATCGCGGGTGGTGGAGAACCTGTTCTGGTTCGGACGCTACTGCGAGCGTTGCGACACCAGTGCGAGGCTGCTGCGGATCATCCTCACCCGCTACCTTGATGGCGATGACCCGCTGGCCTTGCAGGCCGCGGTGGAGTTGGCCGATGAACTGTCGCTGCTGCCGGAGGAAGGCGACTTGCCCGAGCGCCTGCAGGTAGCACTGGACGATGCCGACTGGGCCTTCAGCCTGCGCGCCAATCTGCAGCGCCTGCAGTGGGCGGCTTCGCAAGTGCGCGGCAAGCTCTCGCGGGAAAACTGGCAGGCGTTGCTTGAGCTGCAACGCGAAGCGCAGAGCCTGGAAGACGCCGAAGCGGATTTTGGCGAGCGGGTGGATTTTCTCAACCGCCTGGTGATGTCGCTGGCGGCGCTGTCCGGTTTTGCCCTGGACGACATGACCCGCGACGAGGGTTGGCGCTTCTTGATGATTGGCCGGCGCATCGAGCGTCTGCAGTCACTGTGCAGCAGCCTGGCGGCGTTTCTGCGCGGGCCGGCGGTGTACGACCAGGCGGGGCTCGAGTGGTTGCTGGAACTGGGCAACAGCAGTATCACCTACCGTTCGCGCTACCTGGCCGTCGCGCAATTGATCCCGGTGCTCGACCTGCTCTTGCTCGACGAACAGAATCCCCATGCCGTGCTGTTCCAGCTCAAGTTGCTGGTGCGTGCCAACCAGCGTTTGAGCGAGGAGTTCGACAGCCCTCGCGATCCGGCCCTGGCCCTGCTGGCCGAGCAGTTGCGTCTGTTCGACTTGCGCAGCCTGGAAGACCCTTTGTTCGGCAGCGCCAGTGTCCAGGCCGTGCTGTCCGGGCTTGCCGACCTGCTGCAAGCGGTCGCCCTGGCCAGTGGCGAGCTTTCCGAGCGGCTGGTGCTGCGCCATTTCGCTCACGTCGATGATGTCAGCCAACAGACGGTATCGCTGTGA
- the azu gene encoding azurin, with protein sequence MFAKVVAVSLLTLASAQVFAAECKATIDSTDQMSFNTKAIEIDKSCKTFTVELTHSGSLPKNVMGHNLVISKEADMQPIATDGLTAGIDKNYVKDGDERVIAHTKIIGAKETDSVTFDVSKLKADEKYGFFCSFPGHISMMKGTVTLK encoded by the coding sequence ATGTTTGCCAAAGTTGTCGCAGTATCCTTGCTGACCCTCGCCAGCGCTCAGGTATTTGCCGCTGAGTGCAAGGCGACGATCGACTCCACCGACCAGATGTCCTTCAACACCAAGGCCATCGAAATCGACAAGAGCTGCAAGACCTTCACTGTCGAACTGACCCACTCCGGTTCGTTGCCCAAGAACGTCATGGGCCACAACCTGGTCATCAGCAAAGAAGCTGACATGCAGCCGATCGCCACCGACGGTCTGACTGCCGGCATCGACAAAAATTATGTGAAAGACGGCGACGAGCGCGTGATCGCCCACACCAAGATCATTGGCGCCAAGGAAACTGATTCGGTGACCTTCGACGTGTCCAAGCTCAAGGCGGACGAGAAGTATGGCTTCTTCTGCTCGTTCCCTGGCCACATCTCGATGATGAAAGGCACTGTTACCCTGAAGTAA
- a CDS encoding LOG family protein, translating into MPVRSICVFCGASSGVNPAYREAAIHLGRSIAERGLTLVYGGGAVGLMGIVADAAMAAGGEVIGIIPEALKNAEIGHTGLTRLEVVDGMHARKARMAELSDAFVALPGGLGTLEELFEVWTWGQLGYHAKPLGLLDVNGFYSKLGSFLDHVVAEGFVRPQHRAMLQLADSPAQLLDAMDSFEAPVLPKWVDKQPD; encoded by the coding sequence ATGCCCGTACGTTCCATTTGTGTGTTCTGTGGCGCCAGCAGCGGCGTCAACCCGGCCTATCGCGAAGCGGCCATCCACCTTGGCCGGAGCATCGCCGAGCGCGGCCTGACCCTGGTCTATGGCGGTGGCGCCGTGGGCCTGATGGGTATCGTTGCCGATGCGGCCATGGCTGCCGGTGGCGAAGTGATCGGTATCATTCCTGAAGCCCTGAAGAATGCCGAAATCGGCCACACCGGCCTGACCCGCCTGGAAGTGGTCGACGGCATGCACGCGCGCAAGGCGCGCATGGCTGAACTGAGTGACGCCTTCGTCGCCCTCCCGGGTGGCCTGGGGACCCTGGAAGAGCTGTTCGAAGTCTGGACCTGGGGGCAACTGGGCTACCACGCAAAGCCGCTGGGCCTGCTCGATGTCAACGGCTTCTACAGCAAGCTGGGCAGCTTTCTCGACCATGTGGTGGCAGAAGGCTTCGTGCGCCCGCAACACCGCGCCATGCTACAGCTGGCCGATTCGCCCGCCCAGCTGCTCGACGCCATGGACAGCTTCGAGGCCCCGGTACTGCCCAAGTGGGTCGACAAGCAGCCTGACTGA
- a CDS encoding branched-chain amino acid ABC transporter substrate-binding protein, which yields MSQTFYKKGFLALAVATALGVSSYVQADIKIGVAGPMTGANAAFGEQYMKGAQAAADKVNAAGGVNGEKIVLVKGDDACEPKQAVAVANRLVDQDKVIGVVGHFCSSNTIPASEVYDEAGVIAITPGSTNPQVTERGLSAMFRMCGRDDQQGIVAGDYIVDVLKGKKVVVLHDKDTYGQGLADATKAQLTKRGVTPVLYEGLTRGEKDFSAVVTKIRAAGADVVYFGGLHPEAGPLVRQLRENGLKDVKFMSDDGIVTDELVTTAGGAQYVDGVYMTFGADPRLLPDSKAVVEEFRKGGTEPEGYTLYAYASVQALAAAFNGAKSNKGEDAAKWLKANPVQTVMGEKKWDSKGDLTVSDYVVYQWDKDGKYHQLEKQK from the coding sequence ATGTCGCAGACGTTTTACAAGAAAGGCTTTCTGGCCCTCGCCGTGGCTACGGCGCTGGGCGTTTCTTCGTATGTTCAGGCCGACATCAAGATCGGCGTAGCGGGCCCGATGACCGGTGCCAACGCAGCGTTTGGCGAGCAGTACATGAAAGGTGCACAGGCAGCGGCTGACAAGGTCAACGCTGCGGGCGGGGTCAATGGCGAGAAGATCGTGCTGGTCAAGGGTGACGATGCCTGCGAGCCCAAGCAGGCCGTGGCCGTGGCCAACCGCCTGGTCGACCAGGACAAGGTAATCGGAGTGGTCGGGCACTTCTGCTCATCCAATACCATCCCGGCGTCGGAGGTGTACGACGAAGCGGGTGTCATCGCCATCACTCCAGGTTCGACCAACCCCCAGGTTACCGAGCGTGGCCTGAGCGCCATGTTCCGCATGTGCGGGCGTGATGACCAGCAGGGCATCGTCGCCGGCGACTACATCGTCGATGTGCTCAAGGGCAAGAAGGTCGTGGTGCTGCACGACAAAGACACCTACGGCCAGGGCCTGGCGGATGCCACCAAGGCGCAACTGACCAAACGTGGCGTGACGCCGGTGCTGTATGAAGGCCTGACCCGTGGCGAGAAGGATTTCAGCGCGGTGGTCACCAAGATCCGTGCTGCCGGTGCCGACGTGGTCTATTTCGGTGGCCTGCACCCGGAAGCTGGCCCGCTGGTCCGTCAACTGCGTGAGAACGGTCTGAAAGACGTCAAGTTCATGTCCGATGACGGCATCGTCACCGACGAGCTGGTGACCACCGCCGGTGGCGCGCAGTACGTCGATGGTGTGTACATGACCTTCGGCGCCGACCCGCGCCTGCTGCCTGACAGCAAGGCGGTGGTGGAAGAATTCCGCAAAGGCGGCACCGAACCTGAAGGCTACACCCTGTACGCCTATGCCTCGGTTCAGGCCCTGGCCGCAGCCTTCAATGGTGCCAAGTCGAACAAGGGTGAAGACGCGGCCAAATGGCTCAAGGCCAATCCGGTGCAAACCGTGATGGGTGAGAAGAAGTGGGACAGCAAGGGCGACCTGACGGTCTCCGACTATGTGGTCTACCAGTGGGACAAGGACGGCAAGTATCACCAACTGGAAAAACAAAAATAA
- a CDS encoding transglutaminase family protein has product MSIHVALHHVTEYRYDRAVELGPQIVRLRPAAHSRTRILSYGLKVQPAGHFINWQQDPQGNYLARLVFPEKADSLRVEVDLVAEMAVFNPFDFFLEPYAEQIPFSYGRDERHELMPYLEQLPLTPKFASYLHRIERKPQASVDFLVALNQRLSEDVSYLIRLEPGVQTPEQTLELGSGSCRDSAWLLVQLLRHLGLAARFVSGYLIQLATDIKALDGPSGTEEDFTDLHAWCEVYLPGAGWIGLDATSGLFAGEGHIPLACSPDPTSASPISGLVEPCASTLQHEMRVERVWESPRVTLPYSDEQWQAIVALGRQVDRDLNAADVRLTMGGEPTFVAIDDPEGAEWNTAALGANKRRLAGELFQRLYKHYAPQGLVHFGQGKWYPGEQLPRWSLNCFWRRDAVPLWSNPALLADEREDLGADSDMAGRFLASVAERLKLAPRYVFAAYEDALYYLWREGGLPSNVRPDDARLNDEMERARLRKVFSQGLDKVIGQVLPLARSADEQRWQSGRWYLRDEHCRLAPGDSPLGYRLPLAAQPWVKAAEYPYVHPADPNQALGDLPGRDELLNASAGHAVDEQERAAPVIDASAHWLTRTALCAEPREGRLYLFMPPLSRLQDYLELVAVIEATAAELHCPVILEGYEPPSDPRLANFKVTPDPGVIEVNVQPSASWDELVERTEFLYEQARLTRLSCEKFMIDGRHTGTGGGNHFVLGGAMPADSPFLRRPDLLRSLISYWHNHPSLSYLFSGLFIGPTSQAPRVDEARNDALYELEIAFAQMPAPDEECPPWLVDRLLRNLLIDVTGNTHRAEFCIDKLYSPDGPAGRLGLLELRAFEMPPHARMSLVQQLLLRALVARFWREPYAPKRLTRWGTELHDRFMLPHFIEQDFADVLIELKAAGYPLRAEWFAAHLEFRFPKVGDYAVNGIELELRQALEPWHVLGEEGSGGASVRYVDSSLERLQVKVSGLPPERYQLTCNGRALPLQPTGRVGEFVAAVRYRAWQPANCLQPTIAVQAPLVFDLLDTWMGRSLGGCQYHVAHPGGRNYETLPVNANEAQSRRQARFFRLGHSPGVLQIPVPQVNPELPFTLDLRRD; this is encoded by the coding sequence GTGTCGATTCATGTCGCCTTGCACCATGTCACCGAGTACCGCTACGACCGTGCGGTTGAACTGGGCCCGCAAATCGTGCGCCTGCGCCCGGCTGCCCACAGCCGCACGCGGATCCTCTCCTACGGGCTGAAGGTGCAGCCGGCCGGACACTTCATCAATTGGCAGCAGGACCCGCAGGGCAATTACCTGGCGCGTCTGGTGTTCCCAGAGAAAGCCGACAGCCTGCGCGTGGAAGTCGACCTGGTCGCCGAGATGGCCGTGTTCAACCCGTTCGACTTCTTCCTCGAACCCTACGCCGAGCAGATTCCCTTCAGTTATGGCCGCGACGAACGGCATGAGCTGATGCCTTACCTGGAACAGCTGCCGTTGACGCCGAAGTTCGCCAGCTACTTGCACCGCATCGAGCGCAAGCCGCAAGCCAGCGTTGACTTCCTGGTTGCCCTCAACCAGCGCCTGAGCGAAGACGTCAGTTACCTGATCCGTCTCGAACCTGGCGTGCAAACCCCGGAACAGACCCTGGAACTGGGCTCGGGCTCCTGCCGCGACTCGGCCTGGCTGCTGGTACAACTGTTGCGTCATTTGGGCCTGGCGGCGCGGTTTGTCTCCGGCTATCTGATCCAGTTGGCTACCGACATCAAGGCGCTGGACGGCCCGTCCGGTACCGAAGAGGACTTCACCGACCTGCATGCCTGGTGCGAGGTGTACCTGCCTGGGGCCGGCTGGATTGGCCTGGATGCCACCTCTGGTCTGTTTGCCGGTGAAGGTCATATCCCTTTGGCGTGTAGCCCTGACCCGACGTCGGCGTCGCCCATCAGCGGTCTGGTCGAGCCCTGCGCAAGCACCCTGCAACATGAAATGCGGGTCGAGCGTGTGTGGGAGTCGCCACGGGTGACACTGCCCTACAGTGATGAGCAGTGGCAGGCCATCGTCGCCCTCGGGCGCCAGGTCGATCGCGACCTGAACGCTGCGGATGTACGCCTGACCATGGGCGGCGAGCCGACCTTCGTGGCCATCGACGACCCAGAGGGCGCCGAATGGAACACCGCCGCCTTGGGGGCGAACAAGCGGCGTCTGGCGGGTGAACTGTTCCAGCGTCTGTATAAACATTACGCGCCCCAAGGCCTGGTGCACTTCGGCCAGGGCAAGTGGTACCCGGGCGAGCAGTTGCCGCGCTGGTCGCTCAACTGCTTCTGGCGGCGCGACGCAGTACCGCTGTGGAGCAATCCGGCGTTGCTGGCCGATGAACGGGAGGACCTTGGCGCCGACAGCGATATGGCCGGGCGCTTCCTGGCCAGTGTCGCCGAACGGCTGAAGCTGGCGCCGCGCTATGTCTTCGCCGCTTATGAAGACGCGCTGTATTACCTGTGGCGCGAGGGCGGCCTGCCGTCCAATGTGCGCCCCGACGATGCGCGCCTGAACGATGAGATGGAGCGTGCAAGGCTGCGCAAGGTATTCAGCCAGGGCCTGGACAAGGTCATTGGCCAGGTGCTGCCGCTGGCCCGCAGCGCCGATGAACAACGCTGGCAGAGTGGGCGCTGGTACCTGCGTGACGAGCATTGCCGCCTGGCGCCCGGCGACTCGCCGCTGGGCTATCGCTTGCCGCTGGCGGCGCAGCCCTGGGTCAAGGCCGCTGAATACCCCTATGTGCATCCTGCCGATCCCAATCAGGCACTCGGCGACTTGCCTGGCCGTGATGAGTTGCTCAACGCCAGTGCCGGGCATGCGGTCGATGAGCAGGAACGTGCGGCCCCCGTGATCGATGCCTCGGCGCACTGGCTGACCCGTACTGCACTGTGCGCCGAGCCACGCGAGGGCCGCTTGTACCTGTTCATGCCGCCGTTGTCGCGGCTGCAAGACTACCTTGAACTGGTCGCGGTGATCGAGGCGACTGCGGCCGAGCTGCATTGCCCGGTTATCCTCGAAGGTTATGAGCCGCCGTCCGACCCGCGTTTGGCCAATTTCAAGGTCACTCCCGACCCGGGCGTCATCGAGGTCAACGTGCAGCCTTCGGCCAGTTGGGATGAACTGGTGGAACGCACCGAATTTCTTTACGAACAGGCGCGCCTGACGCGCTTGAGCTGCGAAAAGTTCATGATCGACGGCCGTCACACCGGCACCGGCGGTGGCAATCATTTTGTCCTCGGCGGTGCGATGCCGGCCGACTCACCCTTTCTGCGCCGCCCGGACCTGCTGCGCAGCCTGATCAGCTACTGGCATAACCACCCATCGTTGTCTTACCTGTTTTCCGGCCTGTTCATCGGCCCGACGTCCCAGGCGCCACGGGTGGATGAAGCACGTAACGACGCGCTCTATGAACTGGAGATCGCCTTCGCCCAGATGCCCGCACCTGACGAGGAGTGCCCGCCGTGGCTGGTCGACCGGCTGCTGCGCAACCTGCTGATCGACGTCACCGGCAATACCCACCGCGCCGAGTTCTGCATCGACAAGCTGTACTCACCCGACGGTCCGGCCGGACGCCTGGGGTTGCTGGAGTTGCGCGCCTTCGAGATGCCGCCCCATGCGCGCATGAGCCTGGTCCAGCAACTGCTGCTGCGCGCCCTGGTTGCGCGGTTCTGGCGTGAGCCCTATGCACCCAAGCGCCTGACCCGCTGGGGCACCGAGCTGCACGACCGTTTCATGCTGCCGCACTTTATCGAGCAGGACTTTGCCGATGTGCTGATCGAACTCAAGGCCGCAGGCTACCCGTTGCGCGCCGAGTGGTTTGCCGCACACCTGGAGTTTCGCTTTCCCAAGGTCGGTGACTATGCCGTCAATGGTATCGAGCTGGAGCTGCGCCAGGCCCTGGAACCCTGGCATGTCCTGGGCGAGGAGGGCAGTGGCGGTGCCAGCGTGCGCTATGTCGATTCGTCGCTGGAGCGCCTGCAGGTCAAGGTCAGCGGTCTGCCGCCGGAACGCTACCAACTGACCTGCAATGGTCGGGCGCTTCCCTTGCAACCCACCGGTCGGGTCGGTGAGTTCGTCGCCGCCGTGCGCTATCGCGCCTGGCAGCCAGCCAATTGCTTGCAGCCGACCATCGCGGTGCAGGCGCCGTTGGTGTTCGACCTGCTCGACACCTGGATGGGCCGTTCGCTGGGCGGTTGCCAGTACCATGTGGCGCATCCGGGTGGGCGCAATTACGAGACTCTGCCGGTTAATGCCAATGAGGCCCAGAGCCGGCGACAGGCGCGCTTCTTCCGCCTCGGGCACAGCCCGGGTGTGCTACAGATTCCAGTGCCGCAGGTGAATCCGGAACTGCCCTTTACCCTGGATTTGCGTCGCGACTGA
- the pncB gene encoding nicotinate phosphoribosyltransferase, producing MSESAFADRIVQNLLDTDFYKLTMMQAVLHNYPNVDVEWEFRCRNGEDLRPYLAQIREQIEQLCELSLGNGQLGFLEQISFMKPDFLRFLGLFRFNLRYLQLGVENDQLYLRLRGPWLHVILFEVPLLAIISEVRNRHRHPQAKLSDARDQLYRKFDWLKANASSEELAELQVADFGTRRRFSYKVQEEVVRVLKDDFPARFVGTSNVHLARKLDIKPLGTMAHEWIMAHQQLGPRLIDSQIAALDCWVREYRGLLGIALTDCITMDAFLNDFDLYFAKLFDGLRHDSGDPVQWAEKAIAHYRKLGIDPMTKTLVFSDGLNLTKSLEIFRALRGRINVSFGIGTNLTCDLPGVAPMSIVLKMTDCNGQPVAKISDEAAKTQCRDENFVAYLRHVFKVSKE from the coding sequence ATGAGCGAGAGTGCATTTGCCGATCGCATCGTGCAGAACCTGCTCGACACCGATTTCTACAAGCTGACCATGATGCAGGCCGTGCTGCACAACTACCCCAACGTCGACGTTGAATGGGAGTTTCGCTGCCGCAATGGTGAAGACCTGCGCCCATACCTGGCGCAGATCCGCGAGCAGATCGAGCAGTTGTGCGAACTGAGCCTGGGTAACGGCCAGCTGGGCTTCCTGGAACAGATCAGCTTCATGAAACCGGACTTCCTGCGCTTTCTCGGGCTGTTCCGCTTCAACCTGCGCTACCTGCAACTGGGAGTCGAGAACGACCAGCTGTACCTGCGCCTGCGCGGGCCCTGGCTACACGTGATCCTGTTTGAAGTGCCTTTGCTTGCGATCATCAGCGAAGTGCGCAACCGCCATCGCCATCCCCAGGCCAAACTCAGCGATGCCCGCGACCAGCTGTACCGCAAGTTCGACTGGCTCAAGGCCAATGCCAGCAGCGAGGAACTGGCCGAATTGCAGGTCGCCGATTTCGGTACTCGTCGGCGCTTCTCCTACAAGGTTCAGGAAGAAGTGGTGCGGGTACTCAAGGACGACTTCCCGGCGCGCTTCGTCGGTACCAGCAACGTACACCTGGCGCGGAAACTGGATATCAAACCCCTGGGGACCATGGCCCATGAATGGATCATGGCCCACCAGCAACTGGGGCCGCGGCTGATCGACAGCCAGATCGCCGCGCTCGACTGCTGGGTCCGCGAATACCGTGGGTTGCTTGGCATCGCGCTGACCGATTGCATCACCATGGATGCCTTCCTGAACGATTTCGACCTGTACTTCGCCAAGCTGTTCGACGGCCTGCGCCATGACTCGGGCGATCCGGTGCAGTGGGCGGAAAAGGCCATCGCCCACTACCGCAAGCTGGGGATCGATCCGATGACCAAGACCCTGGTGTTCTCCGACGGCCTGAACCTGACCAAGTCGCTGGAGATCTTCCGTGCCCTGCGCGGGCGGATCAACGTCAGTTTCGGCATTGGCACCAACCTCACCTGCGACCTGCCTGGGGTGGCGCCGATGAGCATCGTGCTTAAAATGACCGACTGCAACGGCCAGCCCGTCGCCAAGATTTCCGATGAGGCGGCCAAGACCCAATGCCGCGACGAGAACTTCGTCGCCTACCTGCGCCACGTCTTCAAAGTGTCCAAGGAGTAA